The sequence GTAGAGCTAAAAACAGAAGAGTAGAGTTTGCGATTACGGCAAACGAAAAAATGATTAATGACGCTAAGCAAGGGCAATAATCGTTAACATATAAATATTATCATAAAAGACCGCCTTGGCGGTTTTTTTTGTATTTTTAAACGGCATTTTTTTTTGGTTTAAAATCACTATTTTTGCAAACGAAATTACATAAATGAAAAAATATTTAAAACTGCTTCGTGTAGAGCAATGGGTGAAAAATCTATTTGTTTTTGTGCCCTTGTTTTTTTCGGGAAGTATTCAGAATGTAGACCTGCTTACAAAAAGTATCTTTGCATTTGTCATTTTCTCTCTGGCGGCGAGTGTTGTTTACATCCTGAATGACTACAACGATATTGAAGCAGATCGACAACATCCGGAAAAAAGAAGACGACCTCTCGCAAGCGGTGCGATCTCTAAAAGAAAAGCACTGACTATCCTTACAGGTTTGATTGTTTTGGATATCGCTTTGATATTCTTTGCACAATTTAATTTCCATGAAAGTTTGTGGAAGTTTGCGGCCATTATCGGGATTTATTTTGTAATGAATCTTGCCTATACATTTAAACTGAAGCATGTTCCGATTATTGATATTTTTATCATTGCCACAGGATTTGTACTAAGAGTTCAGGCGGGCGGATACATCACAGGAATCTTTATTTCTCAATGGGCAACACTACTGACTTTCGTTTTAGCATTGGTTTTAGCCATCGGAAAAAGACGTGGCGAGTTGATTAATGCTCAGGTTTCAGGCAAAACAAGAAAAGCGCTTGATGGTTACAATGTACAGTTTGCAGATATTGCACTTTCCATTTCGGTAACATTGGCGATTGTTTGTTATCTGATGTTTACATTATCTCCAGAAATTCAGCTTAAACTACATAAAGCCGTATTTTACACAGTAATTTTTGTTGTTTTCGCTTTTCTAAGATATTTACAGCAAACTTTGGTTTACAACAGAACCGAATCTCCTACAAAAATTGTTTACAGAGACAGATATATTCAGGTTACATTATTATTATGGGTTGCCGCATTTTTAATTCTAATTTATTTTAAATAATGAAATTGCGCAGACTAAATAGTATAAACAATAATGAAAAATTTATGGTGATTGCATCTGAAACAACAAAAATAATTAATCACAGATGAAACCAAATTTCACACAAAAAGTTACAAATTGGGGCAACTTTCCAATCGTGGAAAAAGAAATGAGGTCTGAAGACAGCTTCAAAAAAATAAAAGAATTTGTACTTAATCACAATGAAGTTATTGCAAGAGGAAATGGCAGATGCTATGGTGATGCTTCATTGGGCGAAAATATTTTCTCTTCAAAAAAATTAAATAAATTCATCAGCTTCGACCGTCTCAACGGAATTATCGAATGCGAATCCGGAGTTTTACTTTCCGAGGTTTTAGAAATTTCTGTGCCGCAGGGTTATTTTTTATACGTAACTCCGGGAACAAAATTTATTTCTGTAGGTGGCGCAATTGCGTCAGACGTTCATGGTAAAAATCATCATGCCGAAGGATGTTTTTCAGAATATGTTACCGAATTTAAATTAATGACCGAAAATGGTGATATTATCATCTGTTCACGAGAAGAAAATTCAGATAGATTTTGGGCAACCATCGGCGGAATGGGGCTCACCGGAATTATTCTTTCAGCAAAATTTAAGCTTAAAAATATTGAGACCGCTTACATTCGTCAGGAAAGCATCAAAGCAGAAAATTTAGATGAAATATTCAGACTTTTTGAAGAAAGTGAAAGCTGGACATATACAGTTGCCTGGATCGATTGTCTTCAGAAAGGGAAAAATATAGGAAGAAGTATTCTGATGCGCGGCGAACACGCCTTTAGACATGAACTGACAGGAAATGATGCTAAAAATCCTTTAGTTTTAAAGAAGAAATTCTCTCCGACAGTACCTTTTTATTTTCCGAATTTTGTCTTAAATGCTTTGACGGTGAAGATTTTTAATTTTCTTTATTATAAAAAGCAATCTAAAAAAGAGGTGAAGAATTTTATCGATTACGAAACATTTTTCTACCCTTTGGATGCCGTAACCGATTGGAATAAAATCTACGGAAAGTCAGGATTTATCCAATATCAAATGGTAATCCCGAAAGAAACCGGAAAAGAAGGGATGAAAAAAATCCTTGAAACCATCGCCAATAGCGGAAATGGTTCTTTCTTGGCAGTCTTAAAACTTTTTGGGGAAAATAATCCTGAAGCATACAATTCATTCCCGACCGAAGGTTATACTTTGGCCCTGGATTTTAAAGTGAATTCAAAACTGAAAAAGCTGGTTGATCAGTTAGATCAGATCGTTCAGGAGTTTGGCGGAAGAATTTATTTAACAAAAGACAGTATGAGCAGATCTTCGCTTACAGATTATCTGAAAAATGTCAACAGTTCAAAATTTGTGTCTTTACAGCACAAAAGAATTTTAAATAATAAGTAGAATGATAGTTCTGGGAAGTACATCGGAAGTAGCGCAGGCATTTGTAGAAAAGGCTTTGCAGGAAGGCGAAAAGTTTGAAAGAATTTATCTTTTTACCTCAAATAAAGAAACCACAGAGAGATTTGCAAGACATATTGATGTTAAATTTTTGCAACAATCGGAAATTATCGAATTAGATTTAACGAAAACAATCAATTATTCTGAGTTTGACCAAATCAACTCCAGTCTGCTTTTTGTGCAACGGGTTATTTGGGAGAAGGTACAGAAGAAGGCTT comes from Chryseobacterium sp. 3008163 and encodes:
- a CDS encoding decaprenyl-phosphate phosphoribosyltransferase, with the translated sequence MKKYLKLLRVEQWVKNLFVFVPLFFSGSIQNVDLLTKSIFAFVIFSLAASVVYILNDYNDIEADRQHPEKRRRPLASGAISKRKALTILTGLIVLDIALIFFAQFNFHESLWKFAAIIGIYFVMNLAYTFKLKHVPIIDIFIIATGFVLRVQAGGYITGIFISQWATLLTFVLALVLAIGKRRGELINAQVSGKTRKALDGYNVQFADIALSISVTLAIVCYLMFTLSPEIQLKLHKAVFYTVIFVVFAFLRYLQQTLVYNRTESPTKIVYRDRYIQVTLLLWVAAFLILIYFK
- a CDS encoding FAD-binding oxidoreductase; translated protein: MKPNFTQKVTNWGNFPIVEKEMRSEDSFKKIKEFVLNHNEVIARGNGRCYGDASLGENIFSSKKLNKFISFDRLNGIIECESGVLLSEVLEISVPQGYFLYVTPGTKFISVGGAIASDVHGKNHHAEGCFSEYVTEFKLMTENGDIIICSREENSDRFWATIGGMGLTGIILSAKFKLKNIETAYIRQESIKAENLDEIFRLFEESESWTYTVAWIDCLQKGKNIGRSILMRGEHAFRHELTGNDAKNPLVLKKKFSPTVPFYFPNFVLNALTVKIFNFLYYKKQSKKEVKNFIDYETFFYPLDAVTDWNKIYGKSGFIQYQMVIPKETGKEGMKKILETIANSGNGSFLAVLKLFGENNPEAYNSFPTEGYTLALDFKVNSKLKKLVDQLDQIVQEFGGRIYLTKDSMSRSSLTDYLKNVNSSKFVSLQHKRILNNK